One genomic segment of Besnoitia besnoiti strain Bb-Ger1 chromosome VII, whole genome shotgun sequence includes these proteins:
- a CDS encoding putative protein kinase (encoded by transcript BESB_076160), with protein sequence MEGWPERLTTFGMDPARAFPLCDMQTLTPETRAPEYPPEGRRRGRSYPLCLPGCISRSAGRPKDQRGGSLASPFECFGSFAGVSPTCCTPAHRGWSPSTVSGASTRRSYSSSEEDSEETPRPTRSPSAASLAGQPESSAASISPPCVKRAAEGDAQGLCSRGSSPSAAAQGRGVGGGDARDEGADCGSPRQAEFCKFVGDVNSHFVLLEKLGAGSQGVVYRSQLRRGPPPLGDADSPGEEGGGAEEVCLKFLVAETLAPSSVERLCRLRVPHVVRHHCAIHDCRGQWLLMDLARGPELLVLIRRKHQSGGGDESCKGRRCACGREARAVAEALDEAACKRYLVQMLEALAGLHAEGLIHGDVKAENFLLEEPLHLCHATSDEREKPRPLPSIVLSDLGSAVPRERAQRRPRGGRTMPPGEGTPMYMAPELFTKSSYDEKVDVWAAGIVFALLLAGRTPFDNTDVLSFLWRHCASSPCSSGACAFEPTSRRDVSCPLAFSKKAAGSCAPGASTSLLQQRGEGISAPLSPTLPPVREDGMAIFTNDFEDAADFAPLLDPLIDAEINQGEAWRDVSIEAKRMALKLLSVDPRARPSAAEALADPWLNTQHL encoded by the exons atgGAGGGGTGGCCTGAGAGGCTGACGACGTTCGGAATGGATCCGGCGAGGGCCTTTCCGCTGTGCGACATGCAGACGCTGACGCCGGAGACTCGGGCGCCTGAGTATCCGCCGGAAGGGCGTCGCCGGGGTCGGTCTTAccctctctgccttcccGGCTGCATCTCCAGGTCCGCAGGCAGGCCGAAAGACCAGAGGGGAGGGTCACTCGCGTCGCCGTTTGAGTGCTTCGGCAGCTTCGCGGGGGTTTCCCCCACGTGCTGTACGCCGGCGCACCGCGGCTGGAGCCCGTCGACGGTCAGCGGTGCAAGCACCCGCCGCAGCTACTcgagcagcgaggaggacagcgaggagacacctaGGCCGACGCGGtctccgtcggcggcgtcgctggcgggACAGCCAGAATCTTCTGCTGCGTCTATCTCTCCTCCCTGCGtgaagagggcggcggagggcgacgcgcaggggcTTTGTTCCCGCGGGTCGTCtccgtccgccgcagcccaaggccgcggcgtcggcggcggcgatgcgcgcgacgagggcgccgactGCGGCTCGCCAAGGCAGGCGGAGTTCTGTAAGTTCGTTGGGGACGTCAATTCGCACTTTGTGCTGCTCGAGAAGTTGGGCGCAGGGAGCCAAGGCGTCGTGTACAGGtctcagctgcggcgcgggcctccgccgctgggTGACGCAGACTCTCCcggggaggagggcggcggggccgAGGAAGTCTGTCTGAAGTTCCTCGTGGCGGAGACTCTCGCACCGTCCTCCGTCGAGCGGCtgtgtcgcctccgcgttccCCATGTCGTCCGCCACCACTGCGCGATTCACGACTGCCGCGGCCAGTGGCTGCTGATGGATCTCGCACGCGGCCCCGAGCTCTTGGTGCTCATCCGGCGCAAACaccagagcggcggcggcgacgagagctGCAAGGGTCGGCGCTGTGCGtgcggacgcgaggcgcgagcggtcGCCGAGGCCCTCGACGAGGCGGCCTGCAAGCGCTACCTCGTGCAAATGCTCGAGGCGCTGGCTGGACTCCACGCCGAGGGGCTGATCCACGGCGACGTGAAGGCGGAAAACTTTCTTCTGGAGGAGCCCCTGCACCTTTGCCACGCGACGAGCGACGAACGCGAAAAACCCCGCCCACTGCCCTCAATCGTCCTCAGCGACTTGGGGAGCGCAGTGCCCAGGGAACGCGCTCAGCGAAGGCCTCGTGGAGGCCGGACTATGCCCCCTGGAGAGGGAACGCCCATGTACAT GGCCCCCGAACTCTTTACCAAGTCCAGCTACGACGAGAAAGTGGACGTGTGGGCGGCCGGCATAGTGTTtgctctccttctcgcgggTCGCACACCCTTCGACAACACAGACGTTCTCTCATTTCTGTGGAGACACTGCGCAAGTtcgccctgcagcagcggcgcctgcgcgtttGAGCCGACGTCTCGCCGCGACGTGTCTTGCCCCCTCGCGTTCTCGAAGAAAGCGGCGGGTTCGTGTGCGCCGGGCGCGTCCACATCGCTCCTCCAGCAGAGGGGCGAGGGGATCTCCGCACCATTGTCGccgacgctgccgcctgtGAGGGAGGATGGCATGGCGATATTCACGAACGACTTCGAAGATGCCGCAGACTTCGCGCCGCTGTTGGATCCCCTGATTGACGCCGAGATCAACCAGGGCGAGGCGTGGAGGGACGTATCAATTGAGGCGAAGCGCATGGCTCTGAAGCTGCTGAGCGTCGACCCCCGAGCgcggccctccgccgccgaggccttAGCAGATCCCTGGCTTAATACGCAGCATCTGTAG